Below is a window of Chaetodon trifascialis isolate fChaTrf1 chromosome 17, fChaTrf1.hap1, whole genome shotgun sequence DNA.
ctgttcctctttaatgtgcgGCAGCTCTggtgggtcctcctggtccagactgtccagacagtcctgctgctcaggaggatcCTCTTCTTGACTCACAATAGATTTGTAGACATCGTCCTTCCAGTGTCCTCACAGCATCCTCACAGTGTCCTCACAGCATCCTCACAGCATCCTCACAGCGTCCTCACAGCGTCCTCACAGCGTCCACACAGTGTCCTCACAGCGTCCACACAGTGTCCTCACAGCGTCCTCACAGCGTCCTCACAGCATCCTCACAGTGTCCTCACAGCGTCCTCACAGCGTCCTCACAGTGTCCTCACAGCATCCTCACAGTGTCCTCACAGCGTCCTCACAGCATCCTCACAGCGTCCTCACAGTGTCCTCACAGCATCCTCACAGCGTCCACACAGCGTCCTCACAGCATCCTCACAGTGTCCTCACAGCGTCCTCACAGCGTCCTCACAGCATCCTCACAGTGTCCTCACAGTGTCCTCACAGCATCCTCACAGCGTCCTCACAGTGTCCTCACAGCATCCTCACAGCGTCCACACAGTGTGAGCTCTGCAGAAAGGCGCATGAACGGGACGAAACACCCAGAAACAGTTTCCCAGCGAACTTCCACTCGTCATTGATCGTTTCagtcacgtgtgtgtgtgtgtgtgtgtgtgtgtgtgtgtgtgtgtgtgtgtgtgtgtgtgtgtgtgtgtgtgtgtgtgtgtgtgtgtgtgtgtgtgtgtgtgtgtgtgaacagtaaGGCCTTTATTTTGAAACGTGACCCGGAAGTCGTCCCTCGGTTGTTGTTCCTCCGTCGCTCCTTCATAAACTCGTAAACAGTGAGAAGAAGcgtcagtgtctgtctgtctctgtccgcctgtcctcctgtcctctgtcctctgtctctgtggaaCATGTCCAGGCTTCACAGTCTGAAGGTCTTCGTCAGTCAGCGCTTAACTGCTGCTGTGGACGAGATTTTCGGACATTTTGAAAGAACAATAACGGAGTATGAAGAGGAGCTCGAGCGCCGCCATCGGAAGCTGCTGGACGTGGTTCTGACACCTGAAGTCAAGCTGCTGCGAGCAGGTGGGTTTGTTTCTGCTAACGTCACAGGCTTCGTGCTAAGCTAACGGAGGCTAAACCGGCCGTTAGCCGTAGCTAAGCTAGTTCAGGCCGAGGAGGCGCGAGGCTGGGCCGGTTCAAGGAGCAGGACTGTCCGCGTGCTGCGGCCTGACGACTCATGTACAAGTACCAGCAGGGAGTACTGGAGTACATGCGTACAGTACTTCACTTGAGTAACTTCGTGTCgtgtctttttcctgtttgtcagcTTTGGGTCAAATATGTGATTATCTGTTATTGATCCGACTCAGATGATTAATATTAATTCACCAGGAAGCACGTGACAGGTTTCAGGTGAGCTGCTCcttgatgaacacatgaatgcagtaATCATAactcagcatttcattcatattCTGGACTGTTTCCCTCTGCGTACTTTCGCTTCAGacactttaagtacattttgattCTGGTACTTCAGTAACGTTTTGAAggcagagtatttctacactgtcgtcttacttttacttcagtactttgagttcgattcccgctgtgggcgctgctggcgtgtcctccaccgtgccgtcagtgcctgctgctcaaggaaaaagggcctttctgtgtggagttcgcatgttctccccgtgctcacctgggtttcctccataaaaatacccccattaaaaacatgaagaagaaccACCCGACCAACGGGGACAAAGGAAACTGGCCCCCGGGCGCCgctcggctggcagcccaccgctcctggtctgcggCGGAGGAAAGACGGACCGAGGACGGTCAAACACTTTTCACTGAAGCATGACGTGTGTGTGATAAGTAAAGTACATACACTGAAGTACTTCTGCCCCCACTAATGAAGTAATACTGAAAAACTAAATCTTCAGAATATTGATAAAGTCATGATAAAGTGCACGTCTGACCTTCCCGACACTGATCACTGATCTGTGATCTGTTTCTCTCACCTCGATCAGTCGTTTgcgatggcgcagcatcgggggcaCGTTTGGGTTTTGGTCACTCGACCTCCTGACACACAGCCGCCCCGCAGCCGTCATGGCTGACGTCGTTGTCATGGCGATGCTAATGGATGTGGAATGTTGTGGGTTGTTCATGCCCGTCCAATCACAGGAGACGTGACATCAATGAACTgatgaaatattcatttgttattgtttgatctttcacacacacacacacacacacacacacacacacacacacacacacacacactcgctctctctctctctcacacacgtcTGAACTGACTCTCGAGGTCATGACCTCTTTGAACCTGTTTGATCCAGTTCAAAccagaaaagatgaagaaatgtttttttctcgTGAACTCACGTCACTCATCTTTTATCTTGGtttgaacagtgtgtgtgtgtgtgtgtgtgtgtgtgtgtgtgtgtgtgtgtgtgtgtgtgtgtgtgtgtgtgtgtgtgtgtgtgtgtgtgtgtgtatgtgtgtgtttcagtgtgtcccACAGACATCCAGCAGGTCTTGGTGAACTGTGAAGAGGATCCTCCTGACCAGCAGGAGTGGAGCCccagtctggaccaggaggacccagCAAAGCCgccacacattaaagaggaacaggaggagctgtggaccaatcaggagggagagcagcgtggagggctggaggaggtgaaggaggaggaggatgatgaagaggcagctcagtcctcacagcttcatcaaCTTCAAACTGAACCTTTACGCAGCAGCTGTGCTGAGGTGCTGGACTGTGGAGGACCAGAACCAGCCAGGAACTCTGATCCAGATCGACCAGTTGGTGACGACAAGGCTTCAAACTCCtctgaccctgaaactgaagtcAGCGATGATGATTGTAAGGAGAGCAGCGAGGCTCAGGCAGGTTTGCTGGGGACAGTCAACGACGTCCCTGTGAGTGGCGTCAAATGTAATGCTGTCAAAAAGTCCTTTATCTGCTGTGAATGTGGGAGAAAGTTTGGTCGAAAGGACAGCCTGCGGAGACACACCAGGTTTCACACGGGAGAGAAACCGTACAGCTGCTCAGTTTGCGGCAAAAGGTTTTCCCAGAGGCCGAACTTAATTCGGCACATGAGGTGTCACTCCGGAGAAAAACCCTTCAGTTGCTCATTTTGTGACACAAGTTTTGCTGTTCGAAGCGCTTTGGTGAACCACATGAGAATCCACACtggagagaaacccttcagcTGTCTGTACTGTGAAAAAAGCTTCACACAAAAGGGAGGTCTGAAGAAGCACATGACagtccacacaggagagaaaccgtATAGTTGTCCAGTGTGCGATAAGAGCTTCTCTCAGAAGGCTAACCTGACGTATCACTTCTCCGTTCACACGGGACAGAAACAGTTCAGCTGCAGCGTTTGTGACAAAAGGTTCACGTGGCAGTCGCAGGTCAAAAGTCATAAGTGTGTTGGGGAGAGCAGCGGCAACTGAAGCTGCTCAGTCAGCTGTAAATAAAAACCTTCTTATTTGAATTCTTCCCTCCACCTCACAATGTTCACTTAGCCGCTGGGATCCAAGTTCTCCGGCAGTGCGATGGAGTTCCCTCAGGTGACTTTTAGAGAGGCCACGAACGAGCTCAGCGTAGATGCAAAGGGAAAGAAGCGAAGGGGCTTCGGCTGAGGATCCACCAGGTGACGGTGGCTGATTTGTACAGGAACAGTAGGAGGTCTACACACGCAGCACGTCATTATTGATCATCTAACACCTCATTGGTTTTACTGCAGCTTATCGTCTTTTCAGCCACCCATATGCTGAGGGGACTCATATCCGTCTCCCCAGAACTGGAGCTAGCCCAGGGCCGTGTGTCAGGCCTGACTGTTGGGCTGTGGCCACAGGGCtttttttatatgtatttatgtatgtgagTTATGAGCTCATACAACCAGAATCAAGGGGTTAGCAGTATGACCTAATTTATTATAGAAGTAAAAAGGAAGGCTGTCCAGTAACCACCGACCAGCTGAGCTCCAGCGGCAGTGTGAAGCgtggagctaatgttagctcagGCTACGAGAGACAACACAAAAAGCAACGAGAGGAAAGAGTTTCCACAtcaaagctgctgctctgcttctttAAACGAGGCTGAACGTCCACAGTTTCTCTGACTGTCCTCAATGTGAGACACTCCAACACTGCTCCAGCCTGTGGGTTACAACACTGCTGCTAGTCGAGTTAGCCGCAGAACAAGCTAACACCAAACTCAACAGGCCAACCAGCAGAATGATCAGTAAAGCAATGTAAACAAACGTTCAGGCTCTAAGTTTGAAGACGGTATCGATCGTCCTCGAGCTTCAGTTTGAAGTGAATCCTGTTTTGTTGTGACGCATCACGTAACAATTTAACTGTTAGCCAAAGAGTTTCAGTCATTGTTGTGGACATGTTTCCATCAGGTTGCTCCTCTgggtctcctcttcctcgtgctgacagcagatgaagactcttgtgttggttcttgcagcaacagcagagatgTTAGCGTGCGTTGCTCATAATGTTAGCTTCACACCTTCACTCTACTGGACTCAGTGTTACAATGAGGAAAACAAtagttactggatgtaactccagctCTGCGAGGACGTGCTTAGCCCTCTACCTGCATCTTATTGGCCTGTACAGTTTTAGGCCTGCACAGTGCGTCTGAGTTCATCCTGGTGACAGACGTCATggtcaatgaatgaatgaatgaatgaattcatttcCATTCAAGAAAGTTGTGAGTgcgtcacttcctgtcctgaggGCTCGTCCCCTCGTGCTTCAGGTGTCCCTGAGCCAGCTCGTTAatcagtgatcagtgtgtaTTTATCCTGTGTATCTCTGAAGCTCACAGCCTTTTCTCGTCAGGCCAGAGTCTCTCATCTGTGCTCTGAGTCTGTGGGTTTCGCTCTGTTTGTCCATCTCAGCCGAGGCTGCAGCCAGTCGTGTTGTGATGTTCTGAAGTGAGAGTCTTTTTGAAGAGTTCTGCGTATTGTTCTTTAATGTAGGTGAGATATTGAAGATTTATTGGTGAATTAAATGATGATGTCCATCATGAATGAACTCGTCTGTCTCCCTGTCGCTTACTCAAATCTAAACTTTTTACTTGTTATGGCGCCGCCTTGAGGTCAACGAGCGTCATCATGTGCCTGAGTCGTGGGTGGAGTGCTTGAACGCTTTCATCAGGGAAaaataacagaagaagaagaagacagagcaTCACTGCTTGGACCTCTAATAAAGTTTGCCAGTGCCAGGACGAAGACGTGACCGTTTATGACTAAACATCAGATTTTCTAAactcttcatgtgtttgtgtgtaaaatctgtaaagtttaaagctgtcagataaaagTAATGTGAGGAGTAAAAGTTCcgtatttccctctgagatgtggaCAAGGAGAAAGTAGGATGAAGTGAAGTAAAAGCACAGCGTGTCCTGGAGTGAGTGAGCAGAGCTtcatgcagtctgtgtgtgaaccGTCAGTCTGGATGAAGGTGAGCTGTttgcgccctctgctggacgTTTCCAGGTTTCACGCTTTGCTGATTCCAGactcattctttctcttttcgTGTAGCTCAAAAACTTAAAAGCTGgatgttaaatgttttatttattcttaacTTATTGATTAACAATTGGCCTGGTTGACGTGTAAATGTGTCCGTGAACTTTTGGAGGTTTTAATTTGACGGGCGAGAGGAAGTGAGTCCCGGAAGCGATTCACTGACTCGCTGTTTTTAGCAAGATGGCGTCTATGTCGTCCAGCCTGTGAAGGAGTCTCGCTGTTGTGTTAAGTGACACGAACAGTAAAGATCCGTCAGCGTGTCTGTGTGAAACTGTCTCAACGGACTGCGTGCTGCCCACAAAGCTAcggcagttagcttagcatgctagctgGAAACAGGCTGCCAGGGACTgaagttagcttagcatgctagctgGAAACAGGCTGCCAGGGACTgaagttagcttagcatgctagctgGAAACAGGCTGCCGGGGACTGAAGAAGCGACACGGCGCTCGTCAGTGACCGTTTGATGGAGAGCAAACAGCGTTTTGACGGagtttgtgtgaaaatgtctaAAGTCCAGATGCTGAGAGCGTTGGTGAAGCAGCGACTGACTGCGGCTGCCGAGGAGATATTTGGGCTGTTTGAAAGAACGATagcagagtacgaggaggaactCTGTCGTTCAAAAGAGGAGAACGAGCGACAGCGGAAACTACTGGACGCCGTTTTCCAGCCTCGCGTTCGGCTCCACAGAGCAGGTCTGTTCCTTCTCTGCTCTCAGCTTCACTGAACTGAACGGCGTCGAGACGCTTCACGTTTCTTCTGTTTGCGACTTTATTTCGCGTCTTTTCTCACATTCAGCAAACAGCTGTGACAGTAAACACGCTCCCCCGCTGTTGACCGACGGTTACTGACTGTTTCCATCATCACTGAACCGTGGAAAGTCTGCAGCCTCATTTTAaactgagcagagacaggacACGCTTACATccggatttcaaaataaaagaaacgcGCTTTCtaaattttttgttttttattactgttaAACGTTTCTctcaaatgttcagttttactCCATCAAGCTCACCGTGTTCAGGAAAGTAGTTTGAAAACACAAGTACCTGATAATCAGCCTGATCAACCACCGCCACGAATCAATATGAACACACATCAATCTAATAACAAAGTGCAGTCAGTAAATGTCTGTGAAGCTCATCAGACTTGGGATGGTGCaggtttgtgctaagctaacagctaagacACTGAGGAtcagtgaaggaggagctgagagcgGCAGACAAAGTCCAAAATTACCATCAGTCTCTGACAGACGCTTTGATGCAAAGCGACGTTCGTATGAACTCACGCAGCATCAGGcgcagttttttgttttttgttttttttggggggggggttcttgCACAGggacacttcagcatgtggactgaggaggccagggattgaaccaccaacctcctgattggtggacgaccgCTGTAACTCCTGAGTGATCATCAGATTTCAGGgtaaaataatgacatttagggtgtttgtcctgctgtccagtttcaaaataagacaaattcGACCTAACCAGACTGAGATGGTGAACTGTTTTCAGTCCACGTGTCAACCTGAACCACCAGAGAAGAATCCGAACCCTGTTAGACCTCTGATGAACGTGAAGTCACAGTTTTCCTCAGTGTCcatttgtgtttcctgtttcctgcagacgtccagcagctgttggtgagtcaagaagaggatcctcctgagcagcaggacagtctggacagtctggaccaggaggacccaccAGAGCTGCcgcacattaaagaggaacaggaggaactgtggaccaatcaggagggagagcagctcggagggctggaggaggctgatctCAGTAAGTTCACACTCagtgtccctgtgaagagtgaagaagaggctgatgaagaggaacctcagtcctcacagcttcatcagagacagacagaagctgaGACTGATAGTGAGGACTGTGGAGGACCGGCGCCAGCCAGGACCTCAGATCCAGTCAGACCTTTACACCCTGACGCTGACGAGAGGACTGAAGGCTCCTCTGAATGTGAGGCTAAAGTCAGCGATGACGACAGAAAGACCTCAGGAGCTCGTTTAGGTTTGAACATTCTGAGAAATAACACAGATAATTCTTGCAAGAAACCATTTTGCTGCTTTGAATGTGGAAAACGATTTAACCAAAACTCAAATCTGAAGACCCACATGAGAATTCACACCGGAGAGAAACCGTTCATCTGTTCAATTTGTGGTAAAAGATTTGGGCAGAAGGTGCATCTGCAGAACCACCTGAAATGTCACACCGGAGAGAAACCgttcagctgtttgctgtgcAGTAAACGGTTTTCTCGGTATGAACATTTACAGCTGCACACGAGAACTCACACCGGAGAGAAACCGTtccgctgcagcctctgcggCCGAAGGTTCACGTGGCTTTATCAGCTCAAGAACCACAAGTGTGCCGACGAGTCCCCGACCTCGTCAAGGACAGACCCAGCAGATGGACGCTGAAGCTGATGGACAGGACTGTGGAGGACCAGGACCAGCCGGGAACTCAGATCCACATCTCACGTGGACTGACATGTAACTCATTCATTGGACATTTCTGGTGATGTCATCCAGTCTTTGATTTAGTAGAAATTTAAAAGaaagttagcagttagcaggtCAGTTAGCAGGTTGATTTAAGGGTCAGAGGTTGTTCCTCAACGACTCAGCAGAGGATCCTGCTTTCCTTTTCGTTTTGACGACACTTAGTCAAGAGTCGTGAGTTAAACCTGCAGACGTTACGACGATGTGAACCTCTCTGGAGTTTGTTGTCTTCATTAAATGTGCGAAGCCTAAAATTGATAAATGTTTCCGTGTTGTGCTTTCTTCTGTTCTCAGTAGACTCAGACATAATTAAATGATCACAGCAGCGCTCAAACTATTGTTGTGACAGGACTTAACCACAGACCACCACAGGTCCGTTAGCAGGTCAGTTAGCAGCTTGGTTAGCAGGTCAGTTAGCAGCTTGGTTAGCAGGTCTGTTAGCAGCCTGGTTAGCAGGTCAGTTAGCAGCTTGGTTAGCAGCTTGGTTAGCAGGTCTGTTAGCAGCCTGGTTAGTAGGTCAGTTAGCAGCTTGGTTAGCAGGTCAGTTAGCAGCCTGGTTAGCAGGTCAGTTAGCAGCCTGGTTAGCAGGTCAGTTAGCAGCTTGGTTAGCAGGTCTGTTAGCAGCCTGGTTAGCAGGTCAGTTAGCAGCTTGGTTAGCAGGTCAGTTAGCAGCCTGGTTAGCAGGTCAGTTAGCAGCTTGGTTAGCAGGTCAGTTAGCAGCCTGGTTAGCAGGTCAGTTAGCAGCTTGGTTAGCAGGTCTGTTAGCAGCCTGGTTAGCAGGTCAGTTAGCAGCTTGGTTAGCAGGTCACTTGCTTCTTTCCGTcttgtttcatttaattttattttgaagttcaTTCACTTTGCTACTACGTTCCAGTTCTTctactttctgtcttttctgacTTGTGTTTATCgtattttgtcacctttgtattttttttaaattttattcgtccttctctgctgtccacctccagctgtgtgttttcatcagtgtgatCGTCCAATCAGAAACGAGCTGCGTCTGATTCAGAGAACCTTTAATTTGAGTTTATCGACGAGGATGACAGAGACGGGATGACATTTAGCTCGCAGCGTCCAGCCGAGAGAGATAAGACATGCTAATTACAGCAGCTAACACGCACAGACTTCATGCAGTCTGTGTGATCCTTCAGTCTGGATGAAGGTGAGCTGTttgcgccccctgctggacattTCCAGGCTTCACTCCGAGGAGCCATGAACTCCGATCCACACAGTCTGAAGCCACGCTGAACGATTATCTCCTgatctgctgcagtttgagccGCCTGTCTCATTGTGGTGGATCAGGACAAACCAGAAGACTGTGAGCAGAACAGGATCCAGCTGGACTTCATGCTGGgatgatgaagctgctgtcacacaggaagtggacagGAGGACACCTGGAAAGAGTCTGTCTGTGCACACGGGACATTTTGGTGGAGAC
It encodes the following:
- the LOC139345744 gene encoding zinc finger protein 300-like isoform X2, whose protein sequence is MSRLHSLKVFVSQRLTAAVDEIFGHFERTITEYEEELERRHRKLLDVVLTPEVKLLRADIQQVLVNCEEDPPDQQEWSPSLDQEDPAKPPHIKEEQEELWTNQEGEQRGGLEEVKEEEDDEEAAQSSQLHQLQTEPLRSSCAEVLDCGGPEPARNSDPDRPVGDDKASNSSDPETEVSDDDCKESSEAQAGLLGTVNDVPVSGVKCNAVKKSFICCECGRKFGRKDSLRRHTRFHTGEKPYSCSVCGKRFSQRPNLIRHMRCHSGEKPFSCSFCDTSFAVRSALVNHMRIHTGEKPFSCLYCEKSFTQKGGLKKHMTVHTGEKPYSCPVCDKSFSQKANLTYHFSVHTGQKQFSCSVCDKRFTWQSQVKSHKCVGESSGN
- the LOC139345744 gene encoding zinc finger protein 300-like isoform X1; its protein translation is MSRLHSLKVFVSQRLTAAVDEIFGHFERTITEYEEELERRHRKLLDVVLTPEVKLLRAVCPTDIQQVLVNCEEDPPDQQEWSPSLDQEDPAKPPHIKEEQEELWTNQEGEQRGGLEEVKEEEDDEEAAQSSQLHQLQTEPLRSSCAEVLDCGGPEPARNSDPDRPVGDDKASNSSDPETEVSDDDCKESSEAQAGLLGTVNDVPVSGVKCNAVKKSFICCECGRKFGRKDSLRRHTRFHTGEKPYSCSVCGKRFSQRPNLIRHMRCHSGEKPFSCSFCDTSFAVRSALVNHMRIHTGEKPFSCLYCEKSFTQKGGLKKHMTVHTGEKPYSCPVCDKSFSQKANLTYHFSVHTGQKQFSCSVCDKRFTWQSQVKSHKCVGESSGN
- the LOC139345748 gene encoding zinc finger protein 771-like; the protein is MESKQRFDGVCVKMSKVQMLRALVKQRLTAAAEEIFGLFERTIAEYEEELCRSKEENERQRKLLDAVFQPRVRLHRADVQQLLVSQEEDPPEQQDSLDSLDQEDPPELPHIKEEQEELWTNQEGEQLGGLEEADLSKFTLSVPVKSEEEADEEEPQSSQLHQRQTEAETDSEDCGGPAPARTSDPVRPLHPDADERTEGSSECEAKVSDDDRKTSGARLGLNILRNNTDNSCKKPFCCFECGKRFNQNSNLKTHMRIHTGEKPFICSICGKRFGQKVHLQNHLKCHTGEKPFSCLLCSKRFSRYEHLQLHTRTHTGEKPFRCSLCGRRFTWLYQLKNHKCADESPTSSRTDPADGR